The Ranitomeya variabilis isolate aRanVar5 chromosome 7, aRanVar5.hap1, whole genome shotgun sequence genome includes a window with the following:
- the LOC143786198 gene encoding odorant receptor 131-2-like produces MLLIFPNFLYCFFFSFYFFFSEFQMNFTSSQANSTKVSSQLSMNLEVLRTSGFIPTFLCFFFFLYFIAVMLSIFLKSPSARESARYVLFAHMLINDTVYLALGIFLFAFYFYPITFPVPFCYILVIMSSTTLKVTPFNLAALSLERYIAICYPLRHGEFCTVHRCGIAILVMWTIVLIPHIVDVIILIFSVERAYFLLYLKCGRINLGFTPAQEIIRVFSNAFTFSLAGLIIIFTYAKIMMVAVKMNSGKASASKAGKTIILHAFQLLLCMTSLTYRIVEMQFLDNIVLLAVINFCFFMCLPRLISPLIYGIRDELFSSNMKKYFLCNRLKMSFRKS; encoded by the coding sequence ATGCTTTTGATTTTTCCAaactttttgtattgtttttttttttcattttatttctttttttctgaaTTTCAGATGAATTTCACAAGTAGTCAAGCAAATTCAACCAAAGTGTCTTCCCAGCTGAGTATGAACCTAGAGGTCCTGAGAACAAGTGGTTTTATCCCGACGTTCCTCTGCTTCTTTTTCTTCTTGTATTTCATAGCTGTGATGTTGAGCATCTTCCTCAAGAGTCCGAGTGCTCGGGAAAGTGCCCGCTATGTCCTGTTTGCCCACATGCTTATTAATGACACTGTGTATCTTGCTCTTGGAATTTTTCTCTTTGCGTTTTACTTTTATCCAATCACTTTTCCCGTCCCCTTCTGTTACATTCTCGTCATCATGTCTTCGACGACTCTGAAGGTCACGCCATTCAACCTGGCAGCCTTGTCCTTGGAGCGCTACATAGCCATATGCTACCCGCTAAGACACGGAGAGTTCTGCACAGTGCACAGGTGCGGTATCGCTATTTTGGTCATGTGGACCATAGTCCTGATTCCCCATATTGTGGACGTCATTATTCTCATCTTTTCAGTTGAGAGAGCCTATTTCCTACTTTATTTAAAATGTGGCCGAATAAATCTCGGATTCACCCCGGCACAGGAAATTATTCGAGTTTTTTCAAATGCTTTTACTTTTTCCCTGGCTGGTCTAATCATTATATTCACCTATGCCAAGATCATGATggtggctgtgaagatgaactccgGTAAAGCCTCAGCCTCCAAAGCTGGGAAAACCATCATACTCCACGCGTTTCAGCTCCTGCTGTGCATGACGTCTCTTACCTACAGAATTGTGGAAATGCAGTTCTTAGATAATATAGTACTGCTGGCCGTCATCAATTTTTGCTTTTTCATGTGTCTTCCAAGGCTTATTAGTCCTTTGATATACGGTATAAGGGATGAGCTTTTCTCTAgtaacatgaaaaaatattttttgtgcaaCAGGCTGAAGATGTCTTTTAGAAAGTCTTAA